The window CTGGACCAAAATTGCATGCCATTCTTTGTCTGCCTACATAAAAAGCATTCAAGACCCTCTTCATGTGTTGGGCAGCTAATCTGGGGTAAACTGGAACTAAAACACAACCGGCGCCGTCCGCACTCGAGGTACCTTTTACTAAGCGCCCAGGCGACTTTCACGTGCTGCGGCAGGTATCGCATACCCGAGTTGATGACGCGAGGCCCAGCGCAGCTCTGGTTGTGCCACACTCTTTTTCAGCAGCCGAAGCCCCCTGGACCGGTAGCGTCGAAGCATTTCCGAGTATTATGGAGCGCGAGCGCGCCGAGGTTCAATTGCGAGCCGGACGACAGACCGAGCCTCAATCGCCAACGAACGCCCGCAGACATAATCTTCGACATCCACTAACTTGCCACGACTAAGTAATCACCTGAAATCCTCATCCTGCCACCTGCTTTGCGTCATCGTCGCGGGATAAGAGCTTGTCGCAGCGCTGAGCCTCGACGACTCGTTCTGTGGCTGCAGTGTCTCGAACCGTCGTCGGCTGTTATCGCCAAACCGATCAGCCTTTCGGGATCAACAAATCCAAGCCCGCAGTCGACGCCTTGTTCCACCCAACAATTGCCATCTGGTCGCCACGAGAGAAGAAATCCGAGAAGAATAAGGATAGGAGAAGAATTCCCACCAATTTGAAGCAgaattttcttttgtccCGGGCGATTCCACGAGGCCGCTTTCAGGCTCGTTGGGAGCAACACGGCTCCCCCGTCATAGCCGCCCCCGATGGCGGACTCCGTAGGTGGGTATAATGGCAGATGCATCTTGCTCCCCCACGAGCCCGCAATGGTACATGTGCATGCTGACCGCCCAATGCTGCAGATCGAGTCTTTGTTCATGCCCTAAACACCGTCAAGAAGATACCCAAGACTGGAGCATCGCGGCCGCCCCCTTCCGAGCGCCTACGGCTGTATGGCCTCTACAAGCAGGCCATGGAGGGGGATGTGGATGgtgtgatggagatgccCACGGCCGGGTCGGGTTTACCTCCGGACGAGCTGCAGAAGGAGCGGGATAAGTGGGATGCGTGGAATTCACAAAAGGGCTTAACCCGGACCGAGTCCAAGAGGCGATATGTCGAGGCGCTCATCGAGACAATGCACAAATACGCAAATACATCGTAAGTTGATGTATCCCCGGATGTTGACACATGGAAACTAACTAACTCCTTTAAGTAGGGACGGGAGAGAGCTCGTTGCTGAGCTTGAGTTTGTCTGGAACCAGATCAAAGACAACGTTCCTAGCTCCGATTCCTCATCTGCCAACCCAAGTGACCCCACACATAGCTTCCATCAGCCAAGGAACGGCAGCGATGGACCTATGAAGATCCTAAGCCCCATGAGTGAACAAGATGTTGTCGAGCTGCGATCCCGCCGGCAgattgacgaggatgacgaagatgcgGTGGCGAGGGACGAAGAGGAACGTGCCGTCAGTCTTCAGAACAGCCGGTGgtccaagaagatggagcgagccatcaccaagctctCGGCAGAAGTCGCCGCCCTTCGAGAACAGATCGCCACGGGGCGGGAGTGGAAGtcgaaaaaggaaaagagctTCCCTTCTTGGATAAAGTGgttcatcttcgtcgtcatgaAACACCTGCTGATCGACTGTGTCGTCCTGAGCATAATACTCCTTTGGATGCGAAGTCGAAAGGACCGTCGGCTAGAAGATATCGTGAGGGCAGCGTTGCGGCTGGTCAGGGAATACGTCAGAAAGGTGCTCCCTTCCAGATGAAACAGGAACAACAGCCGACTGTACATTATTCTCTGGCCGGCGTCCAGAGAAAATCATCATACCGCCCTAATGCGGATCAGGTTCGCAACTATCCATGCCCCGTCACGAAATACCATGTTCATCTTTCACGAATGTCACATCTATCCATCGAATAAACAACCAGACCAATTTCCCTGTTCTACTACCACGGCTCCCGTCATATAAGCAATATTATTTAGACTATAGAGGCCAATATATATTTAGGTTCTGAATAACATAATACTGATATCTTGTTTAAAACCACGCCATCCAGTAATTTAATTTAGACAATCCAACTCTTCTAGTACACTGGGTATTTAAATCATGCCTCCACATGCTCTTTTGTAGATGAGCCAGATACCGCCCAACTTGATTGCCCATGAATGACTTACCAAAGAGGTCATATAAAACCTGTAACTCGACGTTCCTTTCGCCTGACGACTCGGCAGCCAGCTCATAGAACCGCCAGGCACACACCATGGGAAAGAGTCCCGAGCCGCCCTGGACAGCACCGGCCATTGGCtcaaaaaaaagatggccgCAGTTGACAATTTTTGAAGCGTACTGTTCTGGGCGGCCTATAGAGTTCTGATCGTGACGCTCCAGATATGCTGAGTCCATCGTATCTTCCGAGACGCCGTCCACCAACGAGTCTTTGGATATGGACTCTATGATGCATGACAGCATTAAGCATATACTCCAGTAGACACAACtgagatgaagcaatgaGAAATCGCTATCAAGTTGTGGTATAGGTAGAGGCAGCCCAGCAATTACGTAGTCGTAGATGGATAGATCAACATGAACCCGCCACGCAACCAAGGCGGCCTCTACCTCCCGACACTGCGGCAGGATCTTTTCTCGAATCTCATCCGCACTTTCTTGAGTACCAATCCGGGCTAGTAGATCTACCAGAACTAGTATATCTGGAATACCGCTCATAACATCGATGAGCTTGTCTTTGGTGGATTTCTCGGTAATGGTCCAGGGGATTGTTTTCCAAACATCGGAGCTGAATGGGGTTGAACATCTCCGTCTAATGGCCAATAAAATCTATATAGCCGTAATTGTTAGTATCAGTAAATTTCTTTCGGCTTATACATAAGAATCTACTAGTTGATGACTTACTATGTTTATGCGACTATCAACGAATAATTGATGAGATACTCCAGATACAAATGACTCTGGCCCTCGCGCAAGGAACATGGCCAATTGTCCCTCACTATGTCTCTGCCATCCAGCGACTCCTGGATCTCCATCGGGACCAAAGAAAAGCTAAAGGGAATGTTTTATCAGGATCGAACAATAGACAGCATACCCCTGCGAAAGAAACGTACCTCATATAGCGCCATAACTCGAGCTGCCACTACCAAGCTGTCACTCTTTGCTCGATTCGGCTGCTTAACGGCTTTGATCATCTCTTGTATAGTCCAGTTATACACTTGTAGACCCTTCAGCCGCAGTTGTTCATCGTTATTGATCCTTCCAAGAATGGAAGTCGCCGTAGCCACCGTCGCATATCGAAGAGCAGTCTCAGTGTTGTACAGGTCCCCGATGAATCTTGTCCAGCCAACCGAGGATAAGTCTGAAGACTCGGGTGAGAATTGACGTCCGTCTGGTATCATGATGCTCCAAAAGAGTCCAAAGTACAGCTGCTCTCTCGCCGACCTTGCGAACGAATCTGGTAGGACAACGTGAGGGCtgctttctttcctctttgcATAGCTGACTATCCACGGCCGAATGTCTGATGCTGCTTCCAACTGAGGTGATGTGCAGCATTCCTGATTAGATGCTGCGCTTGCAGTGGAGTTGAGCCAGATCCTGTCAGTCTCATAGCCTTCGCAGGTCACTCTCGCATGAACACATCGATCGCACACGGGAGTGCGCCTATCGCACTGGGCGACGCTGGTTAACCAATCTGAATATGCATATTATGCGAAAGTGACGATGTACTCACTCCTTTCTTCCGTTTGCGACAGGTGATACAACCTCTCGACCGTCCTGGAACACCAACCATGCCGCGTCTATTCTTTCTTGCGTAACGcgaagtacatgtatttataGGGCGCCCAGAAGACAGGAGCGCAATGCATTAATCTAAGAAATGGCGGAAGTGAGAATTATGTACAATATGGTTTAGAGCAATTATTATATGTTAACTCCGCGGGTCATGATATGTCCGCAGCGTTGACGACAAAAACAATGTGGATGATttgaggtgaggtgagggCGGGCTCGATACCGAGGTTTCTTCGATCCCTGCTAAACGACGGTAGGTACATATATATTCAGATCTTCAATACCTAAAAGCTCGATACTAAGTACAGGCATGCTTATCAACTCAAACAATTTATAGAATATCTGAAAGCATCATAAATACTATACAGTTTTGTCAAATACTGTCATATGTCTTGTTGGTTCATCTTGGTAGAGGCGCAACTGAGGGTCCGATCAGGATCCCCCACGCAGAACAGCCCCGTTTTATTGCCTCACACCCAGGTAGCATTACCGTACATCGCGATGGTGTTAGGTATGCAGTCCGAGCTCCTAAAATTTGAAtgtaataaattaaattattcACCTTGTAAGTTTCTTTATCCCCTCTATTATGATTTCAATACTTTTCCCAACCTTCGTTGGTGATGCAGAGCAGTAATCTACCTCTAAGGTAGAGGTAGTTCTAGGTACCAGAAAACAGTTGCTGTTCCATGTTTATCACAGCTGCTATGGTGGCGTCACGTGAAGGAACTGGTCGCCAGCTAGTCGCAAGCACAGACGCGGTTTTTGGGCAGGGAGGAGCTATGCGAACATCTGGCCTGCAATCTGGCATCATAGCTTGGCCTTGAATCTGTCCAAGTTCCAAGTCAGCCTCCCAGCACCACGATTGTCTCTCTACTCAGAGAAATTCTGGGAGCTGTACAAGTCCGGCCATCAATGCTGCATCAAGGCCTTTGATTGGGCATCCatctcccttttcctttccaaTTCGCCTCTTCGAGTTCTGCTTCCGTCCGCAACCCCGCCGCCATGGTGCGCCTACGAGATATTCCCCGGACGGCCACCTTTGCGTGGTCGCCCGGCTCCGGAAAGCCCCTGGTCGTCACCGGAACAAAAGCTGGTGCCGTCGACGCCGATTTCTCTGACGAGAGCAAGCTAGAAATATGGGATCTTTCACTCGACAACCAAGAGCAGGGCATCGAACTCCAGCCCGTTGTCAGCATCACCACAGACTCCAGGTAGGAATCTTGGCATTCGCCCCTCCTTGTTGGGCCTTGTCACTAAGACCAAGATTGTTAGGTTCTACGACATTGCCTGGGGACCTGCCGACGCCGATCATCCCAAGGGCATCATTGCAGGTGCTCTGGAAAACGGCACACTCGAACTATGGGACgccgagaagctcgagaCTGGAGCTTCCGacgcctccatctccaagacgacgaagcACACCGGTGCCATCAAGGCAATCCAGTTTAGCCCCCTGAAGCCCCAGCTCCTGGCTACTGCCGGCGCCAAGGGCGAGTTGTTCATCTACGACATCGGCGACATCGAAAACCCTTTCCGTCTGGGAAACGCAGCGGCCCGATCCGATGACATCGATTGCTTGGCCTGGAACCGCAAAGTTTCTCACATTCTCGCCACTGGAGGGCCTGGTGGCTTCGTGACGGTCTGGGAtctgaagacgaagaaggcatCTTTGACCCTGAACAACAACCGCAAAGCGGTCAGCGCCATCGCCTGGGACCCAACTAACTCAACAAAGCTGCTCACGGCAACCGCTGATGACAACACTCCCGTCATCTTCTTATGGAACTTGCGCAACTCTAATGCCCCAGAAAAGACTCTCCAGGGACACGAGCAGGGTGTCTTGTCGCTCTCTTGGTGCCAACAGGATCCTGACCTGCTGCTTTCATCTGGCAAGGACAACAAGACGATTGTGTGGAACCCAAACACCGCAGAGCGCTATGGTGAATTGCCCGAGGTTACCAACTGGACCTTCCAGACACGATTCCACCCTCACAACCCCAACCTCTCAGCCACCGCAAGTTTCGACGGCAAAATCACTATTCAAACGCTTCAAAACACAAACCCCGATAAGTCGCAAGCTGTCAACGAAAAGCCcctggatgatgaggagtTCTTCAGGGCTGCCCAGACCCAGCCTCAGGGAGCCTCTTGGTCATTGGCCAAGGCACCCAAGTGGTTTGAGCGACCTATTGGTGCTTCgtttggctttggtggtAAACTTGTTATTTTTAGGGCTTCAACTCAGCCTGGCCAGGAGCGCTCGTCCAAGTTGGCAATCTCACAGTTTTCTGCAGATTCGGATGTCTCCTCCGCCATCGAAAAATTCCAAGAGGCTCTTAACTCCAACGATGTGGCCACCCTTTgccaagagaagaaagacgaAGCCCACACcgacgaggagaaggcagACTGGACTGTTATCGAGACGCTAGTCGGCGAAAACCCTCGTTCCAAAATTGTTGAGCATCTTGGCTTCAAACAAGAAGACCTAACAAACGGAGCATCGACTGATGCACCTGAGGGACAGGAGACGGAGGCGGCCACCAAAGAGGAGGAATCTGTAGACGCAGAGGGCAAGTCCAGACGCCTGTCCAACATGTTTGgtgagggcgagggcgatggtgatgatttcCTTTCTGGTCTGACTGCCAATAAGGGTGCCAAGACTGATAAGCCTTTCCACCTCTTCAGTGACGGTGACACATCTGTCGAGAAAGACATCACAAGAGCTCTAATGCTCGGCAATTTTGCCAAGGCCACTGATATCTGCTTAAAGGAGAATCGTATTGCAGATGCCTTCCTCATTGCCAACTGTGGTGGTCAAGAACTCGTCGAAAAGGTCCAATCTACCTATCTCTCTCGCAAGAGTGATACTCCCAGCTACCTGCGTCTCATCAGCTCCGTTGTCGAAAAGAACCTATGGGATATCGTATACAACGCAGATCTTGAGAATTGGAAGGAGACCATGGCTATTGTCTGCACTTTCTCGGATCCAACTGAATTCCCAGATCTTTGTGAGGCTCTGGGAGACCGGATCAACGAGCAGGGCCAGCGCAAGGACGCCTCATTCTGTTACCTTGTGGGTTCAAAACTCGAGAAGGTTGTTGCCATCTGGGTGGATGAGCTCAATGAATCAGAGCAAGCTGGAGTGAAGGAAGAATCTGGCGGTTCTACTTTCTCAGTGCACACTCGGTCTCTGCAGAGCTTCATCGAAAAGGTGACCGTCTTCCGCCATGTCGCCAAATTCCAGGACAAAGAGTTGGCACAGACAGCCGATTGGAAGCTGGCGACTTTGTACGACAAGTACACTGAATACGCAGAGATCCTCTCTGGCCAGGGTAAATTGGAAGTTGCTCAGAAATATCTGGACTTGCTGCCCGCCACTTATCCTGCTGCCGAGCTGACCAGGAGCCGAGTGAAGCTGGCCACGCAAAAGAAGCCTGCCGCTGCACCAGTTTCAGCAGCTCGCCGAACGCCATCAATCCCTTCCGCAGGAAAGCAGCCATCTGTGGTGGGCTACCAGCCTCCCCACCCTGCCCCTATTCAAGCTCCTGTGAACCCATATGGTGGGCTGCAACAGACTTCACCATCGGTCTCTACGGCTCAACAGTACAAACCACCAGTTAACCCCTATCAACCACAAGGCTATCAACCCCAGGGATACCAACCCCAAGGTTACCAGCCTCAGAATCAGTTTGGATTTACCGGAGCGCCAATTGCACCACCACCTATCAGCGGCCCCCCGAGGAACACGACACCATCAGCAGGCCCTCCACcatcaaaggccaagaaTATGGAGAACTGGAACGATGTCCCTATGGTGACGAAGGCTGCGCCGCGAAGGTCGACGCCCAGCGTAACGCCCATTGCATCGCCCTTCGGAGCTCAACAGGGCCAAGGGCTacctccccctcctccatcaaCAACGTCGCCTTATGGGCCCGGTGCTAGGGCTagtcctcctccaccacccaagggaccagctcctcctcgagtGCAGTCCCCATTGGCCGGACCGCCGGTAACTGGACCTCCTCGGACCTCTTCTGCGGCAGCCAACCAATATGCTCCGCCAACCCCCCTAGCCGGAGCTATCCCAACTCATGCGGCTCCTCCTGTTATGCCACGCACAGCTTCGCCTTATAACGCTCCTCCCGCCGGACCCCCGGTTTCCAATAGGTACGCGCCAGCGccatctcagcagcagccgggACAGTATTCCGGCTCTGTGCCGCCACCTCCCGGCCCGGGAAgcaggccgccgccgcctgcAAACCCTTATGCGCCACCAGCTCAACAGCAACCGGCAGCACCCAGTCCATATGCCCCATCCCCGTATGCTCCCGCGCCTGGACAGGTACCGGCCAGTCAGCCACCGCCAACAGGACCTCCCCCGATGGGTCGTCCTGGTCCTCCGCCCTCGACCGcatctgctcctcctccgccacaGCAGACCgcaccaccgccagcagcaaagtACCCTCCCGGTGATCGGTCGCACATCCCGGCTCACGCTCAGGCGCTCGTGGATATTCTGAGCCAAGACATGCAGCGGGTAGCATCCAAGGCACCTCCGACATTTGCCCCTCAGGTTAAGGATACGCAGAAGCGTCTGAACATTTTGTTCGATCACCTGAACAATGAGGAGCTTGTCCAGCCGTCAACAATTGAACAGCTATCACAGCTAGCCGTCGCCATTCAAACCAAGGACTACGCTACGGCCCAAAGGCTGCAGATGGAGATTAACCGGGATAAGACTGAAGAATGTGGTAACTGGATGGTAAGTTGAATGATTTGAAGAATACGATGGTCCAGGTACTTGTTTACTGATATATTTACAGGTTGGAGTTAAGCGACTTATCAGCATGAGCAAGGCAACTCCTTGATGAGTCAATAATGTTGTCTGTACATGGAGAGTTGTGGTGATTTATTTGATACGCTTTATTGGCGGCACGATGTTATGCAAGGCATTGATTAAAAACCGCGGGCGGCACGATTAGTTAGATTATACATAAAGGCAATAGCTATTCAGTACCCCAAGTTGGTTATCCAGCATTTGGCGACTGTGTGAAGTTGAGAATCGAAATTGGATGTGAAGGAAAGCCGTTTATTTACTACTACCGATTACAAGCATTTACCTTGATACCTAAGTAATAGATGCCCAgttctctagtatctgctactgtaGCTAAATGATCCGAGTTGAATGAGCAGTGGTTGGTTATGGTCGGCTTCGGTACGATTTCGCCTCGCCATCCATCCAAACACACGCATTAAAGTCAAATGATTACGCCCCGCAAAGTCAGCTGAACTCGCATAGCTGTCTGTATCGGGAAAACTCCCCTCCTTTGATTCGCCGTCGGAATTTGGAGAAGCTCTCTGGACATGAATAGGTGCCATGAACCAGCCAAAGATTTAGTCTGTGGCGCTGCCAACACCTGCTAGACAGTATAAGAGCATGGCTTAATCTTGAATGCTTCCAGGTTGTCAATCAACTTGCTCCAACTCCCCCCGCAAACACCATTTAGCCCTTGAAAACCGCCTTCAAGATGCCTCTTATCTCTGCGTCCACCTGGAACTCCCTCGGGCTTAGCGTCGCGGCTACTTTCGCGATTCTCGGCTCGAGCGCTTTGTTCGACAAGAAGCGCACTGCTGAGCTATTTAGCCTTGAGCCGCTGTCGACGAGTGATGAGAAGCCTAAAGATGGCGGTGCTAATAGTTCCAGCCTTGTGGGCTTGTTAGTTGGTTCTCGCGATCTTACCATGGCGGCTACGTTGTTTGCGCTGCATCGGGCTGGGCAGACGGATGCGATGGGCACTGTTATACTGAGTTCGATGATTATTTGTGCGGCGGATGTTTATATTGTgtggaaggggaagaaacgGGCTGAGTAAGTGATGCTATAGAGAGCTTGTGGGTGACTGTGAATGAGTTTATATGCTGATGTGATGACACAGGACTGCTATGTTTGCTGTGGGTGCGGGTATTTGGGCGGCTATAGGATTTGGTCTGAAGGGCTATTTTGACTGATGTGAGGCTTTGAATGCTTTTTGTACAATATCTTGTGTCTCTCCATTCGATGTTTGGTCGTTTTGTAATTCTAACAGAGTTGATATTTATCGTTTCCCAGCAATCCCATCTATTTATTTTACCTCACCACACTTGAATCGTACCAAAATCTCGAATAATTACATGATTGATATTGATTATGGAAGTGATTGGCCATCAAGTccctcgtctctctcttgaAATAGTATTTCGGATATTCATTGTAGGGTACGGCAGTCGTCAAAATGCACCTGCAAGGTACGAAGTACCTGTGGAGCTGAATCAGATGCTTGTGCTTTGCATCTGATGAGAGCTTTCAAGACATCATAGCCACGGCATTTCAAGATTCTAGGGGCTAATctttagtaaaagtaaaaggcCTGAAAAGGAATCCCATTCATTTATTCTAGTGATAATAATATCAACAGCTCCTCAAGCTTTTGCCACTCTTTCCCTCCCTCCAGACAGCAATATCTCATCGGCGAAACCTCGGTACAATAGCTATCCTCACTTTCGTTCACCAGCTTGTCCAAGTTTTGAGACGTTCACACTCACCACATACAAACACCAAAACTACCTGATAGTGGCACATCTCGCTGTCCCTTTTTCATTCGCTCTTCATATTATAACCGCCAAAAGTCAATTGACAAAATGACTGACTCTGCTCGCTGGAAAGCAACAGTCTACGTCGGCGGGCTCTCACCCGTCGTCACCAACACACACGTTTTCGACGCCTTCATCCCATTCGGTGATATCGTCGAGGTGCAGCTCCCCAAGTCAGACGCGCCAAACTCTACGGATCCTCACAAAGGCTTTGCGTACGTCGAGTTTGAGGACAGTGCGGATGCG of the Trichoderma breve strain T069 chromosome 4, whole genome shotgun sequence genome contains:
- a CDS encoding sec23-binding domain of sec16 domain-containing protein, which encodes MVRLRDIPRTATFAWSPGSGKPLVVTGTKAGAVDADFSDESKLEIWDLSLDNQEQGIELQPVVSITTDSRFYDIAWGPADADHPKGIIAGALENGTLELWDAEKLETGASDASISKTTKHTGAIKAIQFSPLKPQLLATAGAKGELFIYDIGDIENPFRLGNAAARSDDIDCLAWNRKVSHILATGGPGGFVTVWDLKTKKASLTLNNNRKAVSAIAWDPTNSTKLLTATADDNTPVIFLWNLRNSNAPEKTLQGHEQGVLSLSWCQQDPDLLLSSGKDNKTIVWNPNTAERYGELPEVTNWTFQTRFHPHNPNLSATASFDGKITIQTLQNTNPDKSQAVNEKPLDDEEFFRAAQTQPQGASWSLAKAPKWFERPIGASFGFGGKLVIFRASTQPGQERSSKLAISQFSADSDVSSAIEKFQEALNSNDVATLCQEKKDEAHTDEEKADWTVIETLVGENPRSKIVEHLGFKQEDLTNGASTDAPEGQETEAATKEEESVDAEGKSRRLSNMFGEGEGDGDDFLSGLTANKGAKTDKPFHLFSDGDTSVEKDITRALMLGNFAKATDICLKENRIADAFLIANCGGQELVEKVQSTYLSRKSDTPSYLRLISSVVEKNLWDIVYNADLENWKETMAIVCTFSDPTEFPDLCEALGDRINEQGQRKDASFCYLVGSKLEKVVAIWVDELNESEQAGVKEESGGSTFSVHTRSLQSFIEKVTVFRHVAKFQDKELAQTADWKLATLYDKYTEYAEILSGQGKLEVAQKYLDLLPATYPAAELTRSRVKLATQKKPAAAPVSAARRTPSIPSAGKQPSVVGYQPPHPAPIQAPYKPPVNPYQPQGYQPQGYQPQGYQPQNQFGFTGAPIAPPPISGPPRNTTPSAGPPPSKAKNMENWNDVPMVTKAAPRRSTPSVTPIASPFGAQQGQGLPPPPPSTTSPYGPGARASPPPPPKGPAPPRVQSPLAGPPVTGPPRTSSAAANQYAPPTPLAGAIPTHAAPPVMPRTASPYNAPPAGPPVSNRPPPPANPYAPPAQQQPAAPSPYAPSPYAPAPGQQTAPPPAAKYPPGDRSHIPAHAQALVDILSQDMQRVASKAPPTFAPQVKDTQKRLNILFDHLNNEELVQPSTIEQLSQLAVAIQTKDYATAQRLQMEINRDKTEECGNWMVGVKRLISMSKATP
- a CDS encoding acyl coA binding protein domain-containing protein yields the protein MADSVDRVFVHALNTVKKIPKTGASRPPPSERLRLYGLYKQAMEGDVDGVMEMPTAGSGLPPDELQKERDKWDAWNSQKGLTRTESKRRYVEALIETMHKYANTSRDGRELVAELEFVWNQIKDNVPSSDSSSANPSDPTHSFHQPRNGSDGPMKILSPMSEQDVVELRSRRQIDEDDEDAVARDEEERAVSLQNSRWSKKMERAITKLSAEVAALREQIATGREWKSKKEKSFPSWIKWFIFVVMKHLLIDCVVLSIILLWMRSRKDRRLEDIVRAALRLVREYVRKVLPSR
- a CDS encoding fungal zn(2)-Cys(6) binuclear cluster domain-containing protein translates to MVGVPGRSRGCITCRKRKKGCDRRTPVCDRCVHARVTCEGYETDRIWLNSTASAASNQECCTSPQLEAASDIRPWIVSYAKRKESSPHVVLPDSFARSAREQLYFGLFWSIMIPDGRQFSPESSDLSSVGWTRFIGDLYNTETALRYATVATATSILGRINNDEQLRLKGLQVYNWTIQEMIKAVKQPNRAKSDSLVVAARVMALYELFFGPDGDPGVAGWQRHSEGQLAMFLARGPESFVSGVSHQLFVDSRINIILLAIRRRCSTPFSSDVWKTIPWTITEKSTKDKLIDVMSGIPDILVLVDLLARIGTQESADEIREKILPQCREVEAALVAWRVHVDLSIYDYVIAGLPLPIPQLDSDFSLLHLSCVYWSICLMLSCIIESISKDSLVDGVSEDTMDSAYLERHDQNSIGRPEQYASKIVNCGHLFFEPMAGAVQGGSGLFPMVCAWRFYELAAESSGERNVELQVLYDLFGRYDDFLWTPARE